In Aspergillus flavus chromosome 3, complete sequence, one genomic interval encodes:
- a CDS encoding putative alpha-xylosidase, producing the protein MEKYVFPTKPKANAGSIVSGPKYRFTVLTDRLLRFEWAEDGQFEDRASTFAINRDLPVPEFRIIDNDGLEIITEHFHLSYDKKRFSPNGMVAHLSAKTTKYGTEWRFGTPSTLNLGGTARTLDLCDGRCDMGDGVLSKAGFAVIDDSESMLFDGQGFVVSRPAGDRVDGYLFAYGRNYKAAIKAFYAVSGKQPVVPRYALGNWWSRYHPYRQEEYLELMDKFHKMDIPLSVAVLDMDWHLVSDEQVPHAGWTGYTWNKKLFPDPAMFARELHERNLKITLNDHPHDGIHSHEDSYEEMAKFLGRDTSHKTPILFDSTDPKFMDAYLNILHRNLEAVGCDFWWIDWQQGPYSKIPGIDPMWMLNHFAYLDHGRDGKIPLILSRYAGPGSHRYPLGFSGDTVVTWASLEFQPEFTATASNIGYGWWSHDIGGHIHGGRDDELVTRWVQLGVFSPIMRLHSSSSRWMSKEPWLYSDECRSAMTQFLRFRHRLVPFLYTRNIICAKEDEPLVQPMYWEYPGREEAYSVPNQFIFGSELVVAPIVQPRDKRTGLASVKAWLPPVGQLVDIFTGTVYDGDRELTLYRPLYGYPVLAREGSIIPLDASPSNGCLNPGAFDVFVVVGKDGYTNVLEDSRDDRLQEDDNARDGKQRVSTIRYAQAEGNLTAEVTGRVWTFYFLGITSVPQNLRVLVNRIDRTEDAIVDVYSYPKGQNLNVRCPYESDERYVITIELGRSPQLSAMDHIPRIEAMIMDYQIEFQMKNKLWDAVQGFHDRPLNVTIGRLTALGYDEAIVGPILELILADSRTVKV; encoded by the coding sequence ATGGAAAAATACGTTTTCCCCACGAAGCCCAAAGCTAATGCGGGTTCGATTGTCTCTGGCCCAAAATATCGCTTTACCGTCCTTACCGATCGTCTGCTGCGTTTTGAATGGGCGGAAGATGGTCAGTTTGAAGATCGAGCTTCCACTTTTGCCATCAACCGTGACCTTCCAGTCCCCGAGTTTAGAATAATTGACAACGACGGATTAGAGATCATCACAGAGCACTTTCACCTGAGTTATGACAAGAAGAGATTCAGTCCCAACGGCATGGTCGCTCATCTGAGCGCGAAAACGACCAAGTATGGAACCGAATGGCGATTTGGGACTCCGTCCACTCTCAACTTGGGAGGGACGGCAAGAACATTGGACCTATGCGATGGTCGATGTGACATGGGAGATGGAGTCCTGTCGAAAGCTGGCTTTGCAGTGATAGATGATTCCGAGTCCATGCTCTTTGATGGACAGGGCTTTGTCGTGAGCCGGCCAGCCGGAGACCGAGTAGATGGATATCTCTTCGCCTACGGTCGCAATTATAAGGCAGCGATAAAAGCATTTTATGCTGTATCTGGCAAACAGCCAGTCGTACCTCGATACGCTTTAGGCAACTGGTGGAGTCGTTACCATCCATATCGACAGGAGGAGTATCTCGAACTCATGGACAAGTTCCACAAGATGGATATTCCATTGTCTGTCGCGGTTCTCGACATGGATTGGCATTTGGTGTCAGATGAGCAAGTGCCACATGCTGGGTGGACAGGGTATACGTGGAATAAGAAGCTGTTTCCCGACCCGGCAATGTTCGCGCGTGAACTTCACGAACGCAACCTGAAGATAACATTGAATGACCATCCCCACGATGGGATCCACTCTCACGAAGATTCTTACGAAGAAATGGCAAAGTTTCTGGGTCGCGATACGAGCCATAAAACCCCGATACTATTTGATTCAACCGACCCGAAGTTTATGGATGCTTACCTCAACATTCTTCACCGAAACCTTGAAGCCGTAGGATGTGATTTTTGGTGGATCGATTGGCAGCAGGGGCCTTACTCAAAGATCCCTGGAATTGACCCCATGTGGATGCTGAATCATTTCGCTTATCTCGATCATGGACGAGATGGCAAGATCCCGCTCATCCTCTCCCGATATGCTGGCCCCGGAAGTCATCGATATCCCCTGGGTTTCTCCGGTGACACAGTGGTGACCTGGGCATCACTCGAGTTCCAACCAGAATTTACAGCGACTGCATCGAATATTGGGTACGGGTGGTGGAGCCACGATATTGGCGGCCACATTCATGGTGGCCGTGATGACGAGCTTGTCACTCGATGGGTGCAGCTGGGAGTCTTTTCACCTATCATGCGACTgcattcatcatcgtcgcGGTGGATGTCTAAGGAGCCATGGTTGTATAGTGATGAGTGTCGGTCAGCTATGACACAATTTTTGAGATTTAGACACAGATTGGTGCCATTCCTCTACACACGGAACATAATTTGCGCAAAAGAGGATGAGCCGCTTGTACAACCAATGTACTGGGAGTACCCAGGACGCGAAGAGGCATACTCCGTTCCAAACCAATTCATCTTCGGATCTGAGCTGGTAGTCGCTCCAATCGTGCAGCCACGGGACAAACGGACTGGCCTGGCATCGGTGAAAGCCTGGCTGCCTCCCGTTGGACAACTCGTTGATATCTTTACTGGCACAGTCTATGACGGGGATCGCGAGCTGACCTTATATCGGCCCTTGTATGGGTACCCGGTCCTGGCTCGGGAGGGATCAATTATACCTTTAGACGCTTCTCCCAGCAACGGCTGCCTTAACCCGGGTGCCTTCGACGTTTTCGTCGTGGTCGGTAAAGATGGGTATACTAATGTTCTCGAAGATAGCCGAGATGATAGACTACAGGAGGATGATAATGCCAGGGATGGAAAGCAACGGGTCTCCACCATCCGATATGCACAGGCCGAAGGAAACCTTACTGCGGAGGTCACCGGCAGAGTGTGGACGTTCTACTTCCTTGGCATTACCTCTGTACCACAGAATCTCAGGGTATTGGTTAATAGAATTGACCGAACAGAGGATGCTATTGTGGACGTCTATAGCTATCCGAAAGGACAAAATCTTAATGTCAGGTGTCCGTACGAGTCGGATGAACGATACGTTATCACTATTGAGCTGGGGCGAAGCCCCCAGCTGAGTGCGATGGATCACATTCCTCGTATTGAAGCAATGATCATGGACTACCAGATTGAGTTCCAGATGAAGAACAAGCTGTGGGATGCTGTGCAGGGGTTTCACGACCGGCCTCTCAATGTGACGATTGGACGCTTGACCGCACTGGGTTATGACGAGGCCATTGTGGGGCCCATTCTTGAGTTGATATTAGCAGATAGTAGAACAGTGAAAGTGTAG
- a CDS encoding myosin-crossreactive antigen (myosin-cross-reactive antigen family protein), translating to MTHKESSARRDPGDVQAWLIGGGIASLAAAVHLINDAKVPGEHIHLLDEHKHAGGGMQSFGDAENGYVLRTPCLPYFHDICVQDLLSYVPSPGDPNQSIMDAVRASESGEGEKPTASSRLVEQRSTGLEKVDDRQFHLGIKHRWDLIKLMVEGEKAVADKAIKDLFDESFFNSHFWTLWSTTFAMRPEHGAVEFQRHMRKYLEKIKDINNVSALDRTQYTLHDSVILPIIAYLEKEGVDFRFNAKVTDLVMYPEGDPTTISEIKLVHDDNSPSLVIIDPMDIVIVTLGSVSSGSAVGSNNAPPKWEAWDALEDTIMEDWSLWNKVSGMATRKFGNPVPFRSHIKESKVVTFTITLKDSTFLEDYQRMTHNEPGSAALVSFVKSNWNLSLSVPSQPLFANQPANVHVVWGYGNDPEKPGNFVHKPMQDCSGKEILLEVLGHLGIDQERILPSANTIPYIFPLATASLLKRSHFDRPEVVPHNATNMAFVGQFVEIPHDTTFSMEYSVRSAQMAVYNLMGLSKRPPPVKTNVLLEVFGLLA from the exons ATGACGCACAAAGAGAGTTCTGCTCGACGAGACCCTGGGGATGTACAGGCCTGGTTGATTGGCGGCGGCATCGCGTCGCTAGCTGCCGCCGTTCACTTGATCAACGATGCCAAGGTTCCCGGAGAACATATCCATCTACTTGACGAGCATAAACACGCTGGCGGAGGGATGCAAAGCTTCGGTGATGCAGAAAATGGCTACGTGCTGCGTACTCCCTGTCTTCCATACTTCCATGATATCTGTGTCCAGGACCTTCTATCTTATGTTCCCAGTCCTGGGGACCCTAATCAGTCCATCATGGATGCAGTGCGAGCGTCTGAGAGcggggaaggggagaagcCTACTGCATCATCTCGGCTGGTAGAACAGCGTTCGACGGGCCTCGAGAAAGTCGATGATCGACAGTTTCATTTGGGTATTAAACACCGATGGGATCTCATCAAGCTCATGGTTGAAGGCGAAAAAGCGGTTGCCGACAAGGCTATCAAAGACCTTTTTGATGAGTCGTTCTTTAACTCCCATTTCTGGACGCTGTGGTCTACAAC CTTTGCCATGCGACCCGAACATGGAGCGGTCGAGTTCCAGAGACACATGCGCAAGTACCTTGAAAAGATCAAAGACATCAATAATGTCAGTGCATTGGACCGCACTCAGTATACGCTCCATGATTCCGTCATCCTCCCTATAATTGCGTatctggagaaggaaggcgTCGACTTCCGGTTCAACGCTAAAGTAACTGATCTCGTCATGTACCCGGAGGGCGACCCAACGACAATCTCTGAAATCAAACTCGTCCACGATGATAACAGCCCCTCGCTCGTGATTATTGACCCCATGGACATTGTTATCGTTACTCTTGGCTCTGTCAGTTCGGGATCTGCGGTCGGATCCAACAATGCACCACCCAAATGGGAGGCATGGGATGCTCTAGAGGATACAATCATGGAAGACTGGTCCTTATGGAACAAGGTCTCTGGAATGGCTACCAGGAAATTCGGGAATCCCGTGCCCTTCCGTTCTCATATCAAAGAGTCCAAGGTCGTAACATTCACCATCACCTTGAAGGATTCTACATTCCTCGAAGACTACCAAAGGATGACGCACAACGAACCCGGCTCAGCGGCCTTGGTATCCTTTGTTAAAAGCAACTGGAACTTAAGTCTCAGCGTACCATCTCAGCCCCTCTTCGCCAACCAACCGGCCAACGTTCACGTTGTCTGGGGATATGGCAATGACCCCGAGAAGCCCGGCAATTTCGTGCACAAGCCGATGCAGGATTGCAGCGGGAAGGAGATACTATTAGAAGTGCTTGGCCACCTGGGTATCGATCAGGAAAGAATTCTCCCTAGTGCTAACACTATCCCCTACATCTTCCCATTGGCCACGGCATCGTTGCTGAAACGGTCTCACTTTGACCGTCCCGAGGTAGTTCCCCATAATGCGACCAATATGGCGTTCGTGGGTCAGTTTGTGGAGATCCCGCACGATACGACTTTTAGTATGGAATATAGTGTGCGTAGCGCTCAGATGGCGGTATATAATTTGATGGGACTTTCGAAGCGTCCTCCGCCGGTTAAGACGAACGTGTTGCTGGAGGTGTTTGGATTGCTGGCTTGA
- a CDS encoding Alpha/beta hydrolase fold-1, with the protein MKPTVVFVPGAWLVPEFYRPFLEAVQAAGFPTYTAELPSLDPVDPTATDCATDAASIRRLVFSLVEDEGRDVVLVMHSYASMPGGAAAVGLSKSERVQQEKKGGVLGLVCMGAFLVPEGVSCAGTQGGNLPPWILLDQPSTGLNIPDQPEKTFAADVSEEQALEISSVIKPHASLAFFSAQPSPAWADPAYTGRLAYVVTTEDLAVPNVAQYGMMSGTGQNWHVREIESSHCAPFITKVAESVGILQDFIQTFERL; encoded by the exons ATGAAACCAACTGTTGTGTTCGTGCCGGGTGCGTGGCTTGTTCCCGAGTTCTACAGACCCTTCTTGGAAGCGGTTCAGGCTGCGGGGTTTCCAACATATACAGCTGAGCTCCCGTCTCTGGATCCAGTTGATCCGACCGCGACTGATTGTGCGACGGACGCTGCGAGCATCCGGCGTCTTGTATTCTCCTtggtggaagatgagggTCGCGATGTGGTACTAGTGATGCATTCATACGCGAGTATGCCGGGAGGTGCCGCTGCCGTAGGACTCTCAAAGTCAGAGAGAGtccaacaagagaagaaaggaggggTACTGGGATTAGTGTGCATGGGTGCATTTCTGGTCCCCGAAGGCGTCAGCTGTGCTGGGACGCAAGGTGGCAATCTACCACCGTGGATCTTATTAGATCAG CCCTCTACCGGCCTCAATATACCTGATCAGCCAGAGAAGACCTTCGCTGCAGATGTCAGTGAGGAGCAAGCGCTAGAGATAAGCAGTGTGATCAAGCCGCATGCCAGCCTCGCCTTTTTCTCAGCCCAGCCTTCCCCTGCATGGGCTGACCCTGCCTATACCGGGAGGTTAGCATATGTTGTAACCACCGAGGATCTGGCTGTTCCTAACGTCGCCCAGTACGGCATGATGTCGGGGACAGGTCAGAACTGGCATGTGCGGGAAATTGAGAGCAGCCACTGTGCACCGTTCATCACCAAAGTGGCGGAAAGTGTGGGGATCTTGCAGGATTTCATTCAGACATTTGAGAGACTGTGA
- a CDS encoding putative short chain type dehydrogenase — MSRLVNKIAIVTGSSSGIGRAIALKLSREGAVVVCADIREIARTEILTETEVATHDLITQNGGTAEFLKVDASKAEDEERLVGHTAIKYGRLDIMINNAGVSAEADNPRPIWDFSQEVWDKDIALNSIGVFLGCKYASAQMIKQDPLPCGDRGWIVNIVSVFGLTGAASMSGYVASKHATMGVTKVAAWDCAPHRIHVNAICPGYTDTAFISGISGDVRGFVQQLHPFRGLGKPEDVANAAIFLASEENTWVTGIGLPVDGGYTSL, encoded by the exons ATGTCACGACTTGTCAACAAGATTGCAATTGTCACTGGGTCTTCCAGTGGAATTGGACGTGCCATCGCACTGAAACTTTCACGAGAAGGCGCAGTGGTCGTCTGCGCTGATATCCGGGAGATAGCAAGGACAGAAATACTTACTGAAACTGAAGTTGCAACGCATGATTTGATTACCCAAAATGGAGGCACCGCTGAGTTTCTGAAAGTGGATGCCTCAAaagctgaagatgaggaaagaCTGGTTGGACATACAGCTATAAAATATGGCAGATTGGATAT AATGATCAACAACGCCGGAGTTTCTGCCGAAGCTGATAATCCAAGACCTATCTGGGACTTTTCACAAGAGGTCTGGGACAAGGATATTGCCCTTAATTCAATTGGTGTGTTCCTGGGATGCAAATACGCCTCTGCTCAGATGATAAAGCAGGATCCTTTACCATGTGGGGATAGGGGCTGGATTGTCAATATTGTCAGTGTCTTCGGATTGACCGGGGCTGCGTCTATGTCAGGATACGTAGCTTCCAAGCATGCCACAATGGGAGTTACGAAGGTTGCAGCGTGGGACTGTGCGCCTCATCGCATCCACGTGAATGCGATTTGTCCGGGTT ACACGGATACTGCATTCATTTCAGGAATTTCTGGAGACGTCAGAGGATTTGTTCAGCAATTACATCCCTTCCGTGGCTTGGGCAAACCTGAGGACGTCGCAAATGCTGCCATCTTCTTGGCATCTGAGGAGAATACTTGGGTTACTGGCATTGGGCTTCCTGTCGACGGAGGTTATACTTCGCTGTAG
- a CDS encoding putative endo-1,4-beta-xylanase B precursor (unnamed protein product) — protein MVSATRLLLLLPFLGALASPTDPTPNEPVARGEKSYGLLQQIGESIFNATSEDKLQGRSTDLRTSKDGVNSAGYYYSLYNDNHAGADYTEFPDSGRFQLKWNTNKEFLGGKGYRGGSTRKLTWDGHFKADGDYTLAVYGWTTDPVTEWYVVEQHGTGTPGNGHILGQVNVDGGVYDVYMIPYRNVPKIYGVTNFNQLWSVRRNPRTTGSVDVTAHFKRWKELGLQPGNPVFQMVTAEGFKGSGNLDFQLH, from the exons ATGGTGTCTGCCACTAGACTGCTACTTCTCCTACCTTTTCTCGGGGCTCTGGCGAGTCCTACCGATCCCACGCCTAACGAGCCCGTTGCTCGAGGCGAGAAGTCATacggccttcttcagcaGATAGGAGAGAGTATCTTCAATGCCACCAGCGAAGATAAACTTCAAGGTCGCTCTACAGACCTCAGAACTAGCAAAGATGGCGTGAACTCCGCGGGATATTACTATTCCCTCTACAACGACAACCATGCGGGCGCCGATTACACCGAGTTTCCTGACAGTGGCCGGTTCCAACTAAAATGGAACACGAACAAAGAGTTCCTGGGCGGAAAGGGCTATCGGGGTGGTAGCACTCG CAAATTGACCTGGGATGGCCACTTCAAGGCTGATGGTGACTACACTCTGGCCGTCTACGGTTGGACTACTGACCCCGTGACTGAGTGGTACGTTGTCGAACAGCACGGCACAGGCACCCCTGGTAACGGTCATATCCTTGGGCAAGTCAATGTTGACGGCGGCGTGTACGACGTCTACATGATTCCGTACAGGAACGTTCCTAAGATCTACGGTGTCACCAACTTCAACCAGCTATGGTCTGTTCGTCGCAATCCTCGCACCACTGGCTCAGTTGATGTTACTGCTCACTTCAAGCGCTGGAAAGAACTCGGACTCCAGCCAGGCAACCCTGTCTTCCAGATGGTCACTGCTGAAGGATTCAAGGGCAGCGGAAACCTTGATTTCCAGCTGCATTAA
- a CDS encoding concanavalin A-like lectin/glucanase domain-containing protein has product MKLSLALATLVATAFSQELCAQYDSASSPPYSVNNNLWGQDSGTGSQCVYVDNLSSSGAAWHTTWTWNGGEGSVKSYSNSAVTFDKKLVSDVQSIPTDVEWSQDNTNVNADVAYDLFTAADQNHVTYSGDYELMIWLARYGTIQPIGTQIDTATVEGHTWELWYGTTIQAGAEQKTYSFVSATPINTFGGDIKKFFDYITSKHSFPASAQYLINMQFGTEPFTGGPVTFTVPNWTASVN; this is encoded by the exons ATGAAGCTCTCATTGGCACTTGCTACGCTCGTGGCCACAGCATTCAGTCAAGAGCTGTGTGCACAGTACGACAGTGCCTCGAGCCCTCCGTACTCAGTGAACAACAACCTCTGGGGACAGGACTCGGGAACCGGCTCTCAGTGCGTCTACGTTGACAACCTCTCCAGCTCAGGCGCTGCGTGGCACACTACTTGGACCTGGAACGGTGGAGAAGGCAGTGTGAAAAGCTATTCCAACTCTGCAGTCACCTTCGACAAAAAGCTCGTGAGCGATGTCCAGAGTATCCCCACCGACGTGGAGTGGAGTCAGGATAACACTAATGTCAACGCCGATGTGGCGTACGACCTGTTTACCGCTGCGGACCAGAACCACGTCACCTATAGCGGCGATTATGAACTGATGATTTG GCTCGCACGCTACGGTACTATTCAGCCCATCGGAACCCAAATCGATACCGCTACAGTTGAAGGCCATACCTGGGAACTGTGGTACGGCACCACCATCCAGGCAGGCGCCGAGCAGAAAACGTACAGCTTCGTCTCGGCAACCCCAATCAACACCTTCGGCGGGGAcattaaaaagtttttcgACTATATCACATCTAAGCACAGTTTCCCTGCTTCTGCCCAGTACTTGATCA ATATGCAGTTCGGAACTGAGCCGTTTACCGGTGGCCCGGTTACTTTCACAGTTCCCAACTGGACTGCCAGTGTCAACTAA
- a CDS encoding putative amino acids transporter (unnamed protein product): MNPERNVEDVPDDEASIEAAPLIHQAENETVVPPGQGQPNRRLGLVSTTFLITNRMIGTAIFSVPSAIAHSTGSAGASLVVWVAGYFLAFCGFFIYLELGSLLPHNGGEKIYLEAAYPRPPLFATVIFATHIIFLGFTGIGTIAIAENILLATQATADDRTKRCMAVAFVASVAAMHICAKTWNVKLMNILASLKLFVLALMVLTGLGLVIFGSPNIPYPGASYKHPFAGSSTDVADYTVALFKVLATFQGWSNAMYVLDEVKDPRRTLKVAGFLGVGSVGVLYVLLNAAFFVAATPKELSETGITVVALFVGKVCGQHMQRFTAILAALSSLGNIMTASFSMSRVIRSFAQEGLLPFSRFFASRSRSGSPAGAFALVFFSSCVMIIAVPFGEAYNFVLDVGQWAVALIQFFVVCGLFIIRKRVTYPPRAFKVWTSVACLFLATQVFLIVSPFVAPVTGRTSIPVWLTPLTGTLLLCLGGIYWYIWWILLPRLGQFSWEKSALIGPDGEHAFAWRRVPKN, from the exons ATGAATCCGGAGCGGAATGTTGAGGATGTTCCGGATGACGAGGCTTCTATCGAGGCTGCACCTCTAATCCATCAGGCTGAGAATGAGACTGTTGTTCCCCCTGGGCAAGGGCAGCCTAATCGGCGCCTCGGCCTTGTCTCTACAACATTTCTGAT AACTAACCGGATGATTGGTACGGCAATATTCTCCGTACCATCTGCTATTGCACATAGTACTGGAAGCGCTGGTGCATCCCTAGTCGTCTGGGTGGCTGGTTATTTCCTGGCATTTTGTGGCTTCTTCATATATCTTGAGCTGGGTAGTCTTTTACCGCACAATGGCGGGGAGAAGATCTACCTTGAAGCAGCCTATCCACGTCCACCTTTATTTGCGACCGTGATATTCGCGACGCATATTATCTTCCTTGGCTTCACTG GCATTGGAACTATTGCTATTGCAGAGAACATACTATTAGCCACCCAAGCAACAGCAGATGACAGGACTAAACGCTGCATGGCAGTCGCGTTCGTGGCAAGCGTCGCAGCGATGCATATCTGTGCGAAAACCTGGAATGTCAAACTTATG AATATCCTCGCTTCGCTCAAATTATTTGTTCTGGCTCTTATGGTTCTGACTGGTCTTGGGCTGGTCATCTTTGGGTCGCCAAATATACCTTACCCTGGAGCTAGTTACAAGCATCCGTTTGCCGGGTCTTCGACCGACGTCGCGGACTACACAGTCGCCCTCTTCAAAGTCCTGGCAACCTTTCAAGGTTGGTCCAACGCAATGTATGTCCTAGATGAGGTGAAAGACCCTCGGCGAACTCTTAAGGTAGCAGGGTTCCTGGGAGTCGGCTCGGTAGGGGTCCTTTATGTTCTATTAAACGCAGCGTTCTTTGTCGCGGCCACTCCCAAGGAGCTAAGCGAGACCGGTATTACGGTGGTTGCATTATTCGTTGGTAAGGTCTGTGGTCAGCACATGCAGCGCTTCACGGCCATACTTGCTGCTTTGTCGTCACTGGGCAATATCATGACTGCGTCTTTCTCCATGTCGCGAGTAATCCGCAGTTTCGCACAAGAGGGCTTATTGCCCTTTTCTCGGTTTTTTGCCAGCAGATCCCGTTCAGGGTCTCCTGCTGGGGCGTTTGCATTGGTGTTCTTCTCGTCATGTGTCATGATCATCGCTGTTCCTTTTG GTGAAGCCTATAATTTCGTCCTTGACGTAGGACAGTGGGCTGTTGCGCTGATTCAGTTTTTCGTCGTGTGCGGCCTATTCATTATCAGAAAACGGGTGACATATCCCCCTCGTGCCTTCAAAGTCTGGACGAGCGTGGCTTGCCTCTTTTTGGCAACGCAGGTATTCCTTATTGTGTCACCCTTTGTCGCCCCAGTGACTGGTCGCACCAGCATACCTGTTTGGCTTACGCCGCTCACTGGAACCTTGTTATTGTGTCTTGGTGGTATTTACTGGTACATCTGGTGGATATTGCTACCAAGATTGGGACAATTCTCGTGGGAGAAAAGTGCGTTGATCGGTCCTGATGGGGAGCATGCTTTTGCTTGGCGACGCGTCCCCAAGAACTAA